Proteins encoded by one window of Paenibacillus urinalis:
- a CDS encoding YqeG family HAD IIIA-type phosphatase — protein MFEMLMPKLRVDTVFDIDLAALYEQGYRGIITDLDNTLVGAKAPEATPELIAWFEKVRDAGFKLVIVSNNKLTRVSTFATPHKIEYVHEARKPSNIPFRKAMKMMNLAEDQTVVVGDQMLTDVFGGNRLGLYTVLVLPIAIADEGWMTKFNRRVERIALSRLRRKGLWLEEEKKK, from the coding sequence TTGTTTGAAATGTTGATGCCCAAGCTGCGGGTTGACACGGTATTTGATATTGATTTGGCTGCGCTCTATGAGCAGGGCTACAGAGGGATTATAACGGATCTCGACAACACACTTGTCGGAGCAAAGGCTCCTGAAGCAACGCCTGAGCTGATCGCTTGGTTTGAGAAGGTCAGAGATGCCGGCTTCAAGCTGGTCATCGTGTCGAATAACAAACTGACCCGTGTATCCACTTTTGCAACACCCCATAAGATTGAATACGTTCACGAGGCCAGAAAGCCTTCCAATATACCTTTTCGCAAAGCAATGAAAATGATGAATTTGGCTGAGGATCAAACGGTCGTTGTCGGTGACCAAATGCTGACGGACGTGTTCGGTGGAAATCGTCTGGGACTGTATACTGTCCTCGTGCTTCCGATCGCAATAGCGGATGAAGGATGGATGACGAAATTTAATAGACGGGTTGAGCGGATTGCACTGTCTCGCCTGCGCAGGAAAGGTTTATGGCTTGAGGAGGAAAAGAAAAAATGA